In Candidatus Eisenbacteria bacterium, the genomic stretch GAGCTTCTCGACGTTCTGCCGCAGGTAGTGGCGCGCGAAGCAGAGGTGGCGCGCCTCCTCGGTGACGTGGATTTGCATGATGCGCCGCAGGAGCGGATGCATCGAGCGCCCGCTCTTGAGCGCCATGCGCTGCACGTGATCGATCGGGTCCTCGCCGGCGAGGACGAACACGAAGAACAGCGCGGGGAACGTCCGTGCGAATCGGATCACCTGACGCGCGCCGAGGCGCTGCCACCAGACGAGGCCGGCGATGTCGAACCCGGTGCGGTTCACGAACTCCTGGAACATGAGCGAGTGCTGCGCCTCCTCGATGACCTCGTGGTAGGCGTAACGGAACTCGGGGGATCCGTTCGGCAGCTTCGCGCCGAACTCGAGGAGGCCGCGCTTCAGCACGCTCTCGAACTCGACGCCGATCTTCATGAACGTCGCGAAGAGGTGGAGCCCGATACGCGACCGCACGCCGGCGGGCTGTGACTGGTACCAGGTGGTCGCGCCGAGCGCGTCGTCGGCGGGCAGCTCCCACCGGGGATCGTCCGGATCGATGCGGTAGGCCGGGTCGTCCCACGGGATGTCGGCGTACGCGTCGAAGTGCTTCACCACCGACTGATGCGAGAGGCGGGCGATCAGCGCCTCATACGATTCACGCCGTCGGGGCGTCGAGGATCGCTCCTCCTCCGGAACTTCGTAGCGCTCGCTCAGCAGCGCGCCGCTGGTGGTCGACATGGTGTCCTCTCCTCTCTTGTTCATTCGGACGCGGGCGCGCCCGTCGGCATCACCATCCGGGCAAGCGCCTTCAAGGCCACCAGGACGGCCTCGTGCGCGGTCGTATCGCGCGCGTTGAGGCGTTCGACCGCGAGCCCGTCCAGCAACGCGAACGCGAAGCGCGGCGCCACGCCATAGAACGGATTCGGCTCCGCCGGCTCCGGGAAGAGCTCCCGGAACGTCGTCGCGACGATGCCCTCGAGGCGCTCGGTCAGCTCCTGGACCGGCTCCTTCAGCTCGGGATCCGTCCGCGCCGCGACCACGAGCTCGAGCCAGACGTAGAACGTCGGGCCCGAGACCATGGACCAGAGGATGTCTATGGCGGTCTCGCAGGGATCGCTGCCCGCCGGCCGCGCCGCGAAGGCGCGCAGGAACTCCTCGCGACGGCGCTCGAAGAGGCGCTCGATCGCGCTCGTGACCAGCTCCGCCTTGGTCGGGAAGTGGTGGAGCTGGGCGCCCCGTGACAACCCCGCGCGGCGCGCGATCTCGGGCGTGCTGGTGCGCGCGTAGCCGAGGTCGTGCAGGCATTCGATGGCCGCATCGAGCAGGCGCCAGCGCGTCGTCGCGCTGCGCTCGGCCTGGGTTCGCCGCTCCTTGGACACGACGCTCGCGACCGCAGCCATGGCTCATGGATACGCGGCCATAAACAAACAGTCAAGCCTGAACGTAAAAATCCCGCGTCTGCACGGTGACTTTTTCGTTGACCCGTTCGAATCGGGCTGCGTAAGGTACGGCCCCGGGGGGCACATCCGCCCGACCGCAGACGGCGAGGAGGATCGATACATGCGGACCGCTTCAGCGTGGCGACGGGGCCACGCCGCAATTCTTGGTGCGCTCACGTTCGCCCTGGCGGCCACCCAGGCATGGGGAGCCTGCGCCGGCGGGGCCTGCTCGGCCCCGGGCGCCGGTCCGCTGCAGACCGACTGCGTCGTCGAGTACGACGGCGTCACCCCGAACAACCCGGCGACCCGGCCGCGCAACGTCGTCTGCACCGACGGCGACCCCGCCTGCGACGCCGATGCCACCCCGAACGGCACCTGCCGCTTCGATCTGACGATCTGCCTCAACAACCCCGATCCGCGCTTTCCCGCCTGTACGCCGACCGACGTCGCGAGCTTCGTCGTGCGGAACCGGGCGCCCTCCAGTCCGAAGTTCGACACGCGTCTGGCCGCCCTCGAGGCCAGCGTCAGCGCCCTCGGCCTGCCGAACGCCGGCAACGTCTGCACGGCGGTCCAGCAGTTCAAGGTCGACCTCGTGGTTCGCGACGGGAAGTACCGTCCGGGCAAGAACAAGATCAGGTCGAAGGCCCTCACCTCGAGCGGCGTGAAGGACGCCGATCGCATCAAGTTCCAGTGCCTGCCCTCCGCCGCCGCACCGGCGCCGGGCGCCAGCTTCGCGCGCGCCGAGGTCGTCACGCAGCCCGCGTCGCTCATCGGCGGGGCGCTCTCGCGCGGGCGTCTGGGTGACCTGCGCATCTACAACGAGAAGATCCAGGTCGTGATCCAGCAGCCCGGACGCGCCCTGTTCGGGATCGGCGTGTACGGCGGCAACATCGTCGATGCCGATCGCTATCACGCCGACGGCGTCGAGCGGGACAACTTCGAGGAGTGGTCGCCCGGCATCAACATCGAGAACACGGCGAACTACACGAGCGTCGTCGTGCTGAACGACGGCACCGACGGCAACCCCGCGGTCATCCGGGCCACCGGCCCCGACGACCTGCTCGACTTCGTGAACGGCAGCTCGGTCGTCGCCGGGTTCGGCTTCATCTTCCCGCCCTCGGCCGACGATCGCGACCTGCCGATCGACATCCAGACCGACTACACGCTCGCGCCCGGTGCGGAGTACGTGAAGGTCGACACGACCGTCACGAACCTCGGCGCCACGCAGCTCGACATCTTCTTCGCGGACTACTTGAACGGCTCGGGCCAGGTGGAGCTGTTCCAGCCCACGATCGGCTTCGGTGAGCCGCTGGTCACCAACCGCGACGGCGCCGGCGCGTACCTACCGTGCACGGCCGGCACGTGCGACCCGCAGGACTTCGTCGCCTACAGCGGTGAGGATGGCGCCGCCGGCGTGTCCTACGGCTATATCCACGGCATCAACGCGAGCTCCTCGTTCACCACGAGCGGCGTGACCGTTCCCCTGCTCGGACAGGAAGCGGTGACGGCGCTGATCGGCATCGCGACGCCGAACTTCTCCATGGCCGCCAGCGGGAACGCCGGCGATGCCATCACGATCACGCGCTACTTCGCGGTCGGCGACGGCTCCGTCGCGTCGATCGCCCAGATCCGCAACCAGATCCTCGGGATCGCGACCGGAACGGTCAGCGGGACCGTGACCGACGGTGGCGGCGGCGTCGCCGACGCCGACATCGCGATCACCGCCGCCGTGGTCAACGGTTTCCTCGGCGGTCCCACTCGCAACGTCGTGAATCACACGCGCACCGCGGCCGACGGGAGCTACAGCCTGACGCTGCCGCCCGGAAACTATACCGTCCAGGCGAACAAGGACGGCCGCCTCGCCCCGAACCCCGGCCCGACGGCGATCACGGTCGCGGCCAGCTCGACGGTCACGCAGAACTTCACGGTCGGCGATGCGAGCAGGATCCGCGTCCACGTGACCGACGAGAACAACAGCCCGATCGCGGCCAAGGTCCAGCTCGTCGGCTTCGACCCGTCGCCGGATCCGCGCAACTTCCAGAACATCTTCGGTCTCATCCAGAACAACACCGGGGTCTTCGGCGAGGAGTTCGAGGACGGCCTCGTGCAAGGCATCGCCAACGTGACGTTCGCCGACAAGAACGGCGACACGGGTGACTTCCCGATCGAGCCCGGTACGTATCAGCTCGCCGTCTCGCACGGCGGACGGTACTCGGCCTCCGTGCAGAACGTCACGATCACGGCGGGCGCCACCACGACGGTGAACGCACAGATCGCCAAGGTGGTGCCGACGCCGGGCTACATCATCGGCGACTTCCACGTCCACGGCATCAGCAGCCCGGACAGCGAGGTCACGATGACCGAGCGCGTCGCGACGCAGCTCGCCGAGGGCACGGACTTCTTCACGCCGTCGGAGCACGACATCCGCGTCGACTACCGCCCGACCGTCGAGGCCATGGGCGTCCAAAACCTCATCGCGACCGCCATCAGCGCGGAGATCACGACCTTCGACTACGGACACTTCAACAGCTGGCCGGTCACCATCGACCCGACCAAGGTGAACGGCGGCTCGGTCGACTGGGGTCGCGCCGGCGTCGCCCCCGGCATGGACTTCCCGTCGCTCGGCAGCTTCACCCTGTCGCCGCAGGAGATCTACGCGGCCGCGCACGCGGACCCGAAGGCGAACCTGATCCAGATCAACCACATGCGGAGCCACTTCAACCGTGACGGACTCGACATCGACACGGCCGAAGCGGGCACCGGTCCGCCGACGTCGCACACGGTCGGCGCCACCCGGCGCCTGGACCCGTCGATCACGAACTACTTCGACGCCGGCTTCGACACTCTCGAGGTGTGGATCGGCACCGACGGGCGCACCGGCGACCAGACGCACTTCGTCGGCGAGAACCTCGGCGACTGGATCAACATGCTGAACCAGGGGATCCTCGCGAGCGGCGTCGCCGACTCCGATACCCACCAGCGCCGCACGACGCAGATCAACGCCCGCACCTACGTGGCGTCGACCGTGACCGACCCGGCCCTCCTGTGGAACGAGGACGAGAACCTCGCGCAGAGCGTCGTCATCGGGCACGCGACGGGGACGAACGCTCCCTTCCTGCGGGTGTCCGCGACGACCCCGCTCGGGACCGCCGGGCTCGGCGCGGCGGACAACACGATGATCGCCACCAACGACGGGAGCGCGACGGTCGACGTCACGGTGGACAGCCCAGTCTGGGCACCGTTCGACAAGATCGAGTTCTACGTCAACAACGCGCCGCAGGCGTACGACAACGACAACAACGTCAACACCCGGCCGCTGTACCGCGTGATCCCGAATGCCACCCAGAACGTGGTGCCGACGCTCGTGAACGACTACCCGTCGATCGCGGGCGCGCAGCACTACCACGCGACGGCGCAGCTCGCCCTCTCCGGCCTCACGCAGGACACGTGGGTCATCGTGCTGGTCCGCGGCACCGACAACGTGTCGCAGCCGCTCTTCCCGGTGATCCCGAACTCGCTGGTCGCGAAGGCGTGCGCGAACAACCCGTGCAAGTCGTGCAACACCAACGCCGACTGCCCGTCGTCGACGTGCAGCGTGCTGAACCAGACGCTGTCGGACGTGACGGACGGCAACATGAACCAGTGCGGCGTCCTCGCCCTCGCGTTCTCGAACCCGCTCTTCATCGACGTCAACCAGAACAGCCAGTACGATCCGCCCGGAGTGATGCTCACGCCGTGAGCCCGCGTCCGGTCGTGTCAGGTCTCGCAGCTGCGGGCGCCCGCCGGGCGCCCGCAGCGTTTGCGGGGCTCGCCCTCGTCCTCGTCGCGTCCAGCGCAGGGGCCCACGGCCCCCTCCGGCGCCAGCCGGTCACCAAGCCCCCCGCCGGCGTCGAGATTCCGCCCGGGCCGGCCCTCGATCCGACGGTGCTCCAGGGCTCGAAGGCCGCCCCGTCCGGCGCCGTGCCCACCACGGGCGTCGTCCCGTTGCGCTCGCTCGGAGCCGAGAGCACGGCGGTCGTCGAAGCGGTCGTGCTCAAGACCACGCCCTTCGACGACGACAAGCTGCGCGTCTACCAGGTGCGCGTCGAGCGGACGCTCCACGGCACGCTCGAAGGCGACGAGGTCGATCTGGTGGAGATCCGCGGCGCCGCCTCCCGGCCCGGCTTCGTCGCGGACGGCGAGCGCGCGATCCTGGTGCTGCGCACCGCGCCGCGGCTCTCGTACCTGACGCAACAG encodes the following:
- a CDS encoding TetR/AcrR family transcriptional regulator; the encoded protein is MAAVASVVSKERRTQAERSATTRWRLLDAAIECLHDLGYARTSTPEIARRAGLSRGAQLHHFPTKAELVTSAIERLFERRREEFLRAFAARPAGSDPCETAIDILWSMVSGPTFYVWLELVVAARTDPELKEPVQELTERLEGIVATTFRELFPEPAEPNPFYGVAPRFAFALLDGLAVERLNARDTTAHEAVLVALKALARMVMPTGAPASE
- a CDS encoding diiron oxygenase, translated to MSTTSGALLSERYEVPEEERSSTPRRRESYEALIARLSHQSVVKHFDAYADIPWDDPAYRIDPDDPRWELPADDALGATTWYQSQPAGVRSRIGLHLFATFMKIGVEFESVLKRGLLEFGAKLPNGSPEFRYAYHEVIEEAQHSLMFQEFVNRTGFDIAGLVWWQRLGARQVIRFARTFPALFFVFVLAGEDPIDHVQRMALKSGRSMHPLLRRIMQIHVTEEARHLCFARHYLRQNVEKLGWFRRFVLSRRAPFILAVMAQLMLRPSADIIRTYAIPKDVIRAAYTANPAHRAGTFAAIRKIRDLLTEVGVVTPSSRRLWRMLGIWEPGTAVA
- a CDS encoding carboxypeptidase regulatory-like domain-containing protein, whose amino-acid sequence is MRTASAWRRGHAAILGALTFALAATQAWGACAGGACSAPGAGPLQTDCVVEYDGVTPNNPATRPRNVVCTDGDPACDADATPNGTCRFDLTICLNNPDPRFPACTPTDVASFVVRNRAPSSPKFDTRLAALEASVSALGLPNAGNVCTAVQQFKVDLVVRDGKYRPGKNKIRSKALTSSGVKDADRIKFQCLPSAAAPAPGASFARAEVVTQPASLIGGALSRGRLGDLRIYNEKIQVVIQQPGRALFGIGVYGGNIVDADRYHADGVERDNFEEWSPGINIENTANYTSVVVLNDGTDGNPAVIRATGPDDLLDFVNGSSVVAGFGFIFPPSADDRDLPIDIQTDYTLAPGAEYVKVDTTVTNLGATQLDIFFADYLNGSGQVELFQPTIGFGEPLVTNRDGAGAYLPCTAGTCDPQDFVAYSGEDGAAGVSYGYIHGINASSSFTTSGVTVPLLGQEAVTALIGIATPNFSMAASGNAGDAITITRYFAVGDGSVASIAQIRNQILGIATGTVSGTVTDGGGGVADADIAITAAVVNGFLGGPTRNVVNHTRTAADGSYSLTLPPGNYTVQANKDGRLAPNPGPTAITVAASSTVTQNFTVGDASRIRVHVTDENNSPIAAKVQLVGFDPSPDPRNFQNIFGLIQNNTGVFGEEFEDGLVQGIANVTFADKNGDTGDFPIEPGTYQLAVSHGGRYSASVQNVTITAGATTTVNAQIAKVVPTPGYIIGDFHVHGISSPDSEVTMTERVATQLAEGTDFFTPSEHDIRVDYRPTVEAMGVQNLIATAISAEITTFDYGHFNSWPVTIDPTKVNGGSVDWGRAGVAPGMDFPSLGSFTLSPQEIYAAAHADPKANLIQINHMRSHFNRDGLDIDTAEAGTGPPTSHTVGATRRLDPSITNYFDAGFDTLEVWIGTDGRTGDQTHFVGENLGDWINMLNQGILASGVADSDTHQRRTTQINARTYVASTVTDPALLWNEDENLAQSVVIGHATGTNAPFLRVSATTPLGTAGLGAADNTMIATNDGSATVDVTVDSPVWAPFDKIEFYVNNAPQAYDNDNNVNTRPLYRVIPNATQNVVPTLVNDYPSIAGAQHYHATAQLALSGLTQDTWVIVLVRGTDNVSQPLFPVIPNSLVAKACANNPCKSCNTNADCPSSTCSVLNQTLSDVTDGNMNQCGVLALAFSNPLFIDVNQNSQYDPPGVMLTP